The genomic window GTAGATAGGCCTGCTGTTGTGTTCGGCATGGTACGAGCTTCTTCTTTCACCTCAACAAATGTCGGTTCCAAGGTTTTGGTACAGGCTTTCTAGAGGTGGTTGTCATCTTTTGCCATTCCAATAATCTATATTTCAAGGTGAAAATAGGGTTTTCTCTTGTTCTCTACTTGAAACTTCGACAATTTCATACACAGAGGATAAGACGAACGCTCACGTCTGCGACCGGCAAGTGCCAGCCGCATCGTTTTGCTACATGGTCTATTGTTTAATAGCAGTTTGCCTGTACGCAAGCGGCCTTTGGACGCCTTTGGCGTCAGCTGTTGCGGTTTATGCATATCAGAATGTGAAACATTCTGCTGCGTATAAACCTAGCAAGCTTTTGGGGCGTGAGTTGTTTGCGTTTATTTGTGTAGGGCAGTCGAAGGCCTCAGGTAGGTAAATGCATTCAACTCCACGCCTTTTTTGTTTCCGAAAAAGACTGGATAAGTGCAGAACAAGGGTAAACTCGCTGAGTTTTGCTCTTGTCCTCTACTTGAAACTTCGACAATTTCATACACAAGGAATAAGACAATAACTCGCCTTCGCCTGTGGGTTGCATGGGCGTAGTGTACCCTGGGCGTATTGTACGCTTAGGGTGGTGTGCCTTTGTAAGGTCCCTGAGCATGTTGAAGGGCCGAACAATTGCACATGTTGCGAGCTATTGTATTCTTTTGAAAATGTCGCGCTTTTAGGCGAGGAGTGAGTCGGCTCCCCGCCGTTTCTTTTTGCCCGCACCCCGGCCAAGCGAACCGGCCAGAACCGCTCCCGCGAGAGTGAACTCGTTCACTTTCTGAATGGAGCGACACGATGACAATAAGTTCCAAGAGCGGCAAGTTCACTTTTATTGACTTGTTTGCAGGAATTGGTGGAATGCGAATAGCATTTGAATCCGCAGGTGGAAAGTGCGTTTACACAAACGAATGGAATAAGTTTAGCCAAAAAACATACTTTGACAATTTCGGTGATATGCCAGATGGAGATATTACTAAGGTTGACGCACAAACAATTCCAGATCATGATGTACTGGTGGCTGGCTTTCCGTGTCAGCCTTTTTCTATTGCCGGAGTTTCCAAGAAAAATAGTTTAGGAAGGGCAACAGGTTTTGAAGACAAAACGCAGGGAACATTGTTCTTTGATGTTTGCCGTATTATCAAGGCGAAACGTCCGAAAGCGTTTATGCTTGAAAATGTCAAGAATCTTTGCAGTCACGATAAAGGCAATACGTTCAAGGTGATTCAAGAATCATTAGATGAACTAGATTACGAAATTTTTTATAAGGTCTTGGATGGTCAGAATTTTGTTCCACAACATCGCGAACGTATTCTCATTGTCGGTTTTGATAGGCAGAGGTTCGATACCCCAATAGATTTTAAGTTTGAAATAACTCCGGTAGAGCCGAAACCAACTATAAAAGATATTCTTGAGAAAAAACCTGATTCGAAATACACCCTTTCTGACAAGTTATGGTGCTATTTACAAGCGTATGCAGCAAAACATAAGGCTGCAGGAAACGGCTTCGGCTATGGAATTGCTCCGCTAAATGGTGTGTCGCGTACCTTAAGTGCAAGATACTATAAAGATGGCTCGGAAATTCTCATTGCACAACGAAATAAAAATCCGAGAAGACTGACTCCACGCGAATGTGCAAGATTGCAGGGCTTTCCGGACTCTTTCAAAATAACCGTTTCTGATGGGCAGGCATATAAGCAATTTGGAAATTCGGTTGTCGTTCCGTTGATGGCGAATGTTGCGAGATTAATTGCAGAGAGGTTGAAATAAAATGCAAAATAATGCCCCCGACGCTATTAAGGTGGCTACATTGGGACAGAAAACATTTTGCAAGTTCTTATCTGCGAATGATACTGATCCCATGCAAAGCCATCAAGCGGGAATCTATATTCCGCACAACAGTTCATCGATTTTATTCAATTCTCCTGGAGTAAAAGGAGATAATAAAGATAGATTCGTTTCTGTCTATTGGCATTTTGATGAAGATTTCGTTTCAGATGAAGTTAGGTTCATTTATTATGGGCGAAGCACAAAAAACGAATACAGAATTACGCATACACCTTTTTTCAAACCGGAATATACGGGTGCCTTATTTGTGTTTACCCAATGCGACGAAGACAATTATCAAGCATTTATTTTAAATACAGATGACGAAATAAATCAATTCTTGGATGCGTTTGGCCTTTCTCCTCATGAAACAAATTGCTTGATTGATGGTTGTAAGCCAACAAGTAATAATGATTTGATAAAGGCTTTTATTCAAGATATAGATGATAAAGGGATTGATTTCCCCGATTCAAAAAGAATGTCTGCCGCAGCAAGAGATATTTGTGATAGGACAATTTCTTCTCAATCACTGATACTAACAAATCCAGATAAGAAAATATTGGACTGGACTGATATGGAATACAATATTTTCAAAGCAGTAGAGTATTCT from uncultured Fibrobacter sp. includes these protein-coding regions:
- the dcm gene encoding DNA (cytosine-5-)-methyltransferase, whose amino-acid sequence is MTISSKSGKFTFIDLFAGIGGMRIAFESAGGKCVYTNEWNKFSQKTYFDNFGDMPDGDITKVDAQTIPDHDVLVAGFPCQPFSIAGVSKKNSLGRATGFEDKTQGTLFFDVCRIIKAKRPKAFMLENVKNLCSHDKGNTFKVIQESLDELDYEIFYKVLDGQNFVPQHRERILIVGFDRQRFDTPIDFKFEITPVEPKPTIKDILEKKPDSKYTLSDKLWCYLQAYAAKHKAAGNGFGYGIAPLNGVSRTLSARYYKDGSEILIAQRNKNPRRLTPRECARLQGFPDSFKITVSDGQAYKQFGNSVVVPLMANVARLIAERLK
- a CDS encoding type II restriction endonuclease is translated as MQNNAPDAIKVATLGQKTFCKFLSANDTDPMQSHQAGIYIPHNSSSILFNSPGVKGDNKDRFVSVYWHFDEDFVSDEVRFIYYGRSTKNEYRITHTPFFKPEYTGALFVFTQCDEDNYQAFILNTDDEINQFLDAFGLSPHETNCLIDGCKPTSNNDLIKAFIQDIDDKGIDFPDSKRMSAAARDICDRTISSQSLILTNPDKKILDWTDMEYNIFKAVEYSRYGNVVSKGFLSVDDFVDMANQVLNRRKSRAGKSLEHHLAAIFDGNHLPFEEQVVTEGNKRPDFIFPSKKAYHDLAYPTNKLISLAAKTTCKDRWRQVINEADRLKDDYKYLCTLQQGISVAQLNEMQAEKVRLIVPKPYIKTYPEERRNDIWPLDKFIAYVRELFA